A single window of Intrasporangium calvum DSM 43043 DNA harbors:
- a CDS encoding carbohydrate ABC transporter permease has translation MSPAPGRARRQVGPPGEPRRIGYLFVLPAFAVYAAFALYPLLKAVYLSLWNWDGLTLATWAGLSNYADVLGDDRLRGAFGHALVLMVFFAVLPLLVGLVLAAVLHRSQVRGLGFFRTVVFLPQVVAMVVIAVAWRRIYAPGGSLNSLLGAVGLESWTRGWLGDYTFALPAVGVVGTWLESGLVTVLLLAGMSRIPKELYEAARLDGAGPIREFLGVTLPSIRAEIAVALTLTVIAALKTFDLIYLTTAGGPGHSTTVPSYEVYRQAFEIGQVGLASTIGVILTVIIFAISFVITRIGDRVTD, from the coding sequence GTGAGCCCGGCCCCGGGTCGCGCGAGGAGGCAGGTCGGTCCGCCGGGCGAGCCGCGGCGGATCGGCTACCTCTTCGTGCTGCCCGCCTTCGCGGTGTACGCGGCCTTCGCCCTGTACCCGCTGCTCAAGGCCGTCTACCTCTCGCTGTGGAACTGGGACGGGCTGACCCTGGCGACCTGGGCCGGCCTCTCCAACTATGCGGACGTGCTCGGCGACGACCGGCTCCGAGGTGCCTTCGGGCACGCCCTCGTCCTCATGGTGTTCTTCGCGGTCCTGCCGCTCCTCGTCGGGCTGGTGCTCGCCGCGGTCCTCCACCGGTCTCAGGTCCGCGGGCTGGGGTTCTTCCGCACCGTCGTCTTCCTTCCCCAAGTCGTGGCGATGGTGGTCATCGCCGTCGCCTGGCGGCGAATCTACGCTCCCGGCGGGTCGCTCAACAGCCTGCTCGGCGCGGTGGGACTCGAGTCATGGACGCGGGGCTGGCTCGGCGACTACACCTTCGCCCTGCCCGCCGTGGGCGTCGTCGGGACGTGGCTCGAGAGCGGGCTCGTCACCGTCCTGCTCCTCGCCGGGATGTCCCGCATCCCCAAGGAGCTCTACGAGGCGGCCCGACTCGACGGGGCCGGCCCGATCCGGGAGTTCCTCGGGGTGACCCTGCCGTCCATCCGCGCCGAGATCGCCGTGGCCCTGACCCTGACCGTCATCGCCGCCCTCAAGACGTTCGACCTCATCTACCTCACGACCGCCGGCGGCCCCGGCCACTCGACGACCGTCCCCTCGTACGAGGTCTACCGGCAGGCGTTCGAGATCGGGCAGGTGGGCCTGGCGAGCACCATCGGCGTGATCCTCACGGTGATCATCTTCGCGATCTCCTTCGTCATCACCCGCATCGGCGACCGGGTGACGGACTGA
- a CDS encoding LytR C-terminal domain-containing protein: MSLVEDAEALEFRARRRRRATVTLAVLLLGLAGAFYYASTYFRDTAPKPGPCTTEVAEVPLTPADVTINVYNATSRSGLALTTSRRAVDRGFRIAKVANDPLKKTIKESANIRYGADGEESARLLAQHIKGAKLVKDKRKGDTVDLVLGNAWKGFGPAPTPTATGPTLPPCPTVTVAG, encoded by the coding sequence ATGAGCCTGGTCGAGGACGCCGAGGCCCTGGAGTTCCGGGCGCGCCGGCGGCGGCGCGCCACCGTGACCCTGGCCGTCCTGCTCCTCGGCCTGGCCGGTGCCTTCTACTACGCCTCGACCTACTTCCGCGACACGGCTCCGAAGCCGGGACCGTGCACGACCGAGGTGGCCGAGGTCCCCCTGACCCCTGCCGACGTGACGATCAACGTCTACAACGCCACGAGCCGTTCGGGTCTGGCGCTGACGACGTCGAGACGCGCCGTCGATCGAGGTTTCAGGATCGCCAAGGTCGCCAACGACCCCCTGAAGAAGACGATCAAGGAGTCGGCGAACATCCGTTACGGCGCTGATGGCGAGGAGTCCGCGAGGCTGCTGGCGCAGCACATCAAGGGCGCCAAGCTCGTCAAGGACAAGCGCAAGGGTGACACGGTCGACCTCGTCCTCGGCAATGCCTGGAAGGGGTTCGGTCCGGCACCGACGCCGACCGCGACCGGGCCGACCCTTCCACCGTGTCCCACCGTGACCGTCGCGGGCTGA
- a CDS encoding discoidin domain-containing protein — protein MHTRRAALAGLALTVSIPLTVPLSVPVAMAGAAAATAADQTGITRTDLDHTGDGYPVYRIPALTKTTDGTLVAAYDGRPSYGDVPNNIALVVRRSTDDGSTWEDRQVVRYEAGKPGFGDPSLVTDRVTGRIWLFHAASVNQGYFGSTTGTDDADPNVLHADVSWSDDDGLTWQHRRLTSEVKDPQWGGLFAASGEGIQIRRGPHQGRLVQQYAIRYQGGNWAASLISDDHGETWRFGDLLGPGMDENKVVELSDGRLMLNSRAPGGYRKVAYSSDGGETWSGLHADDELVDPQNNGSIIRYDADAAPSSPDAAKLLFSNTATQSGRRNLTIRQSCDNGETWPIRKVVEPGAAEYSTLTPLGDQQFGLLYERGGYQHISFARFGGDWLDGVCAPLTSRTVTAGSPGGTAEVEVKVTSQETGAIDGGRVALDLPSGFTAPEVPVAKLSRGATATVRIPVRMPEGAVTNAYPYTARFLSDKGSSQSGGSIVVKGGNVVLSDSTERSYDGATITDLTDRVDAVKDLTGGAVTVRFSTTARPAVGTLLSLADPISAVRDVIVSLNGGRPYVEVRTATSTYPIRLQSSVDVADGKVHELIAASNAGVTSLILDDAVIAQVDGQGFFADVTALTRPHTLNPSGKPNLTLGMNRGHFSVNGGPAAPNSRWGFVGTIHSVEVSDDLRTGEELVPAAGLSIASVSSEETAGEDGRAANAVDGNPATIWHSKWTGTAAEYPHQITVDLGQAQPLTALRYLRRAVGTNGDIADHVVSVSDDNVSWTQVATGTFAATKGEEEVRFAPQTARYVRLEALSAVNGLQFAAAAELRPVRTS, from the coding sequence ATGCACACCCGACGCGCGGCCCTCGCGGGCCTCGCCCTCACCGTGTCCATCCCCCTGACCGTCCCCTTGAGCGTCCCCGTGGCGATGGCCGGGGCAGCCGCCGCCACCGCCGCGGACCAAACTGGCATCACCCGCACCGACCTCGACCACACCGGCGACGGCTACCCCGTCTACCGCATTCCCGCGCTGACGAAGACGACCGACGGGACGCTCGTGGCGGCTTATGACGGCCGCCCCAGCTATGGAGACGTCCCGAACAACATCGCGCTCGTCGTTCGTCGCAGCACCGACGACGGCTCGACGTGGGAGGACCGGCAGGTGGTTCGCTACGAGGCCGGCAAGCCGGGCTTCGGTGACCCCAGCCTCGTCACCGACCGGGTGACGGGCCGGATCTGGCTGTTCCACGCCGCCTCCGTCAACCAGGGCTACTTCGGGTCCACGACCGGCACCGACGACGCCGACCCCAATGTGCTCCACGCCGACGTCAGCTGGTCCGACGACGACGGCCTGACGTGGCAGCACCGGCGGCTCACGAGCGAGGTCAAGGACCCGCAGTGGGGCGGCCTCTTCGCCGCCTCCGGCGAGGGCATCCAGATCCGGCGCGGCCCGCACCAGGGGCGACTCGTCCAGCAGTACGCCATCCGGTACCAGGGCGGCAACTGGGCGGCCAGCCTCATCAGTGACGACCACGGCGAGACGTGGCGCTTCGGGGACCTGCTCGGCCCCGGCATGGACGAGAACAAGGTGGTCGAGCTCTCGGACGGGCGGCTCATGCTCAACTCTCGGGCGCCCGGCGGATACCGCAAGGTCGCCTACTCGAGCGACGGCGGCGAGACGTGGTCGGGGCTGCACGCCGACGACGAGCTGGTCGACCCGCAGAACAACGGGTCGATCATCCGCTACGACGCGGACGCGGCCCCGAGCTCACCGGACGCCGCCAAGCTCCTCTTCAGCAACACGGCGACGCAGAGCGGCCGCCGCAACCTGACGATCCGACAGTCGTGCGACAACGGGGAGACCTGGCCGATCCGCAAGGTCGTCGAGCCGGGCGCCGCCGAGTACTCCACCCTCACGCCCTTGGGAGACCAGCAGTTCGGCCTGCTCTACGAGCGGGGTGGCTACCAGCACATCAGCTTCGCGCGGTTCGGTGGCGACTGGCTCGACGGCGTCTGCGCGCCGCTCACGAGCCGCACGGTCACGGCGGGCTCCCCGGGCGGAACCGCCGAGGTCGAGGTGAAGGTGACGAGCCAGGAGACCGGTGCCATCGACGGAGGCAGGGTGGCCCTCGACCTGCCGTCGGGCTTCACCGCGCCCGAGGTCCCGGTCGCGAAGCTGAGCCGCGGGGCCACGGCGACGGTGCGGATCCCGGTCCGGATGCCCGAGGGAGCGGTGACCAACGCCTACCCGTACACCGCCCGGTTCCTCAGCGACAAGGGTTCCTCCCAGAGCGGCGGGAGCATCGTGGTCAAGGGCGGCAACGTCGTCCTCAGCGACTCGACCGAGCGCAGCTACGACGGAGCGACGATCACGGACCTCACCGACCGGGTCGACGCGGTGAAGGACCTCACCGGCGGCGCCGTGACCGTGCGCTTCAGCACGACGGCCCGCCCCGCCGTGGGCACGCTCCTGTCCCTGGCCGACCCCATCAGCGCCGTCCGTGACGTCATCGTCTCGCTCAACGGTGGGCGGCCCTACGTCGAGGTGCGCACCGCGACGAGCACCTACCCGATCCGGCTGCAGAGCAGTGTCGACGTCGCCGACGGCAAGGTTCACGAGCTCATCGCGGCGAGCAACGCCGGGGTCACCTCGCTGATCCTCGACGATGCCGTCATCGCCCAGGTCGACGGTCAGGGGTTCTTCGCCGACGTCACGGCCCTGACCCGCCCGCACACCCTCAACCCGAGCGGCAAGCCGAACCTCACCCTCGGCATGAACCGCGGTCACTTCTCCGTCAACGGCGGCCCCGCTGCGCCGAACAGCCGCTGGGGCTTCGTCGGCACGATCCACAGCGTCGAGGTCTCCGACGACCTGCGGACCGGCGAGGAGCTGGTCCCGGCCGCCGGACTCTCGATCGCCTCGGTCTCCAGCGAGGAGACCGCCGGTGAGGACGGTCGCGCCGCCAACGCCGTCGACGGCAACCCAGCGACGATCTGGCACTCGAAGTGGACCGGCACCGCGGCCGAGTACCCGCACCAGATCACCGTGGACCTCGGCCAGGCGCAGCCCCTCACCGCGCTGCGCTACCTGCGGCGCGCCGTCGGGACGAACGGCGACATCGCCGACCACGTCGTCTCGGTGAGCGACGACAACGTCTCGTGGACCCAGGTTGCGACGGGCACGTTCGCCGCGACGAAGGGTGAGGAGGAGGTCCGCTTCGCACCCCAAACGGCGCGCTACGTGCGGCTCGAGGCGCTCAGTGCCGTCAACGGACTGCAGTTCGCCGCGGCCGCCGAGCTCCGCCCCGTCCGCACCAGCTGA
- the argF gene encoding ornithine carbamoyltransferase, which yields MTVASLFGRNVLKESDLTPDEFRALLDLAADLKAAKRERREQRRLAGLNIALLFEKTSTRTRCAFEVAAADQGASTTYLDPAGSQMGHKESIKDTARVLGRYYDGIEYRGAGHDVVETLGAWAGVPVWNGLTDDWHPTQSLCDALTMREHAAKPDSEIAFAYVGDARFNMGNSLLVMGAMLGMDVRIAAPRSLWPSEAVVAQAKSYAAESGSRVTLTEDVAEGIAGVDFVHTDVWVSMGEAKDVWAERIRLLTPYQVNAELLQLTGNRDVRFMHCLPAFHDLETKVGRDVHAEFGRKELEVTDDVFESEASIVFDQAENRMHTIKALLVATLARP from the coding sequence ATGACCGTGGCATCCCTCTTCGGCCGGAACGTCCTCAAGGAGTCCGACCTCACCCCCGACGAGTTCCGCGCCCTGCTCGACCTCGCGGCGGATCTCAAGGCGGCCAAGCGTGAGCGCCGTGAGCAGCGTCGCCTCGCCGGGCTCAACATCGCGCTGCTCTTCGAGAAGACCTCGACCCGCACGCGGTGCGCCTTCGAGGTCGCTGCCGCGGACCAGGGCGCGAGCACGACCTACCTCGATCCGGCCGGCTCGCAGATGGGCCACAAGGAGTCGATCAAGGACACCGCCCGTGTGCTCGGCCGCTACTACGACGGCATCGAGTACCGCGGCGCAGGGCACGACGTCGTCGAGACGCTGGGGGCGTGGGCCGGTGTCCCCGTGTGGAACGGCCTGACGGACGACTGGCACCCGACGCAGTCGCTCTGTGACGCCCTGACGATGCGCGAGCACGCGGCGAAGCCGGATTCCGAGATCGCCTTCGCCTACGTCGGCGACGCCCGCTTCAACATGGGCAACTCGCTCCTCGTGATGGGGGCGATGCTCGGGATGGACGTCCGCATCGCCGCGCCGCGCTCCTTGTGGCCGTCGGAGGCTGTTGTCGCCCAAGCGAAGTCGTATGCCGCTGAGTCCGGTTCCCGGGTCACGCTCACCGAGGACGTGGCTGAGGGGATCGCCGGTGTCGACTTCGTGCACACCGACGTGTGGGTGTCCATGGGGGAGGCGAAGGACGTATGGGCCGAACGGATCCGGCTCCTCACCCCCTACCAGGTCAACGCCGAGCTGCTCCAGCTCACCGGCAACCGAGACGTGCGGTTCATGCACTGCCTGCCCGCGTTCCACGACCTGGAGACGAAGGTCGGCCGGGACGTCCACGCGGAGTTCGGACGCAAGGAGCTGGAGGTGACCGACGACGTCTTCGAGTCCGAGGCGTCGATCGTCTTCGACCAGGCGGAGAACCGGATGCACACCATCAAGGCGCTCCTCGTCGCCACCCTCGCGCGCCCCTGA
- a CDS encoding 6-phospho-beta-glucosidase: MKLAILGGGGFRTPLVYGALLGDRSERRITEVWLHDVDEDRLDTITAVLHSMAGAVDHPPRVRTGTDLDAALEGADFVFFAVRTGGLAGRTADERVALELGLLGQETVGPGGISYGLRTVPVALHVAHRVAAVAPQAWVINFTNPAGLVTEAMSAVLGHRVVGICDSPIAMARKAVRLLGLEGSEARLDYVGLNHLGWLRAVTVGGEDRLPELLGDEARLARMEEGRLFGTEWLRSLGAIPNEYLYYYYFTREAVAQALAAEQTRGEYLVAQQAAFYARVRRSPTDPVGAPFAEWERVRLDRNATYMREARAEGEERDEEDAQGGGYEGVALALMAAIARDEPAELILNVRNGSTVPGLPADAVVEVPCRVDHNGPAPHRAAALEGHQLGLVQQVKAVDRLVIEAAVTGDAAVAVKAFALHPLVDSVTVARELLAGYRARVPEVGRLFR; the protein is encoded by the coding sequence GTGAAGCTGGCGATCCTCGGCGGCGGCGGGTTCCGCACGCCCCTCGTGTACGGGGCGCTCCTCGGCGACCGGAGCGAGCGCCGCATCACCGAGGTCTGGTTGCACGACGTCGACGAGGATCGCCTCGACACGATCACGGCGGTCCTGCACTCGATGGCCGGGGCCGTGGACCACCCGCCGCGCGTGCGGACCGGCACCGACCTCGACGCGGCTCTCGAGGGGGCCGACTTCGTCTTCTTCGCCGTCCGCACGGGGGGCCTGGCTGGGCGCACGGCGGACGAGCGGGTCGCGCTCGAGCTCGGTCTGCTCGGCCAGGAGACGGTGGGCCCCGGTGGCATCTCCTACGGGCTGCGCACCGTCCCGGTGGCCCTGCACGTCGCCCACCGCGTCGCCGCCGTGGCGCCACAGGCCTGGGTCATCAACTTCACCAACCCGGCCGGCCTGGTCACGGAGGCGATGTCGGCCGTGCTCGGCCACCGGGTGGTCGGCATCTGCGACAGCCCGATCGCCATGGCGCGCAAGGCGGTTCGTCTCCTCGGGCTGGAGGGGTCCGAGGCGCGTCTCGACTATGTCGGGCTCAACCACCTCGGCTGGCTCCGTGCCGTGACGGTGGGGGGAGAGGACCGTCTCCCCGAGCTGCTCGGCGACGAGGCCCGCCTGGCCAGGATGGAGGAGGGGCGGCTCTTCGGCACGGAGTGGCTCCGCTCGCTCGGGGCGATCCCCAACGAGTACCTCTACTACTACTACTTCACGCGAGAGGCCGTGGCGCAGGCACTCGCCGCAGAGCAGACCCGCGGTGAGTACCTCGTCGCCCAGCAGGCCGCCTTCTACGCCCGGGTCCGTCGGTCGCCCACCGACCCGGTCGGTGCCCCCTTCGCCGAGTGGGAGCGCGTCCGTCTCGACCGCAACGCGACGTACATGCGCGAGGCGCGCGCCGAGGGGGAGGAGCGCGACGAGGAGGACGCGCAGGGCGGTGGCTACGAGGGGGTGGCGCTCGCCCTGATGGCGGCGATCGCCCGCGACGAGCCGGCGGAGCTGATCCTCAACGTGCGCAACGGCTCCACGGTGCCGGGGCTCCCCGCGGACGCCGTGGTCGAGGTCCCGTGCCGTGTCGACCACAACGGGCCCGCCCCCCACCGGGCGGCGGCCCTCGAAGGCCACCAGCTCGGGCTGGTGCAGCAGGTCAAGGCCGTCGACCGGCTCGTCATCGAGGCGGCGGTCACGGGTGACGCCGCCGTGGCGGTCAAGGCGTTCGCGCTGCACCCGCTCGTGGACTCGGTCACCGTGGCGCGCGAGCTGCTCGCCGGGTACCGGGCCAGGGTCCCCGAGGTGGGCCGGCTCTTCCGCTGA
- a CDS encoding carbohydrate kinase family protein: MDVRTGGSRTSDHVPPRPPRDRPHAARRAGQPGDTDLDVFMSGTVFLDIVFTGLEHRPAGGEEVWSTGMGSAPGGIANLAVAASRLGLRTGLAAAFGDDAYGDFCWSTLAEQEGVDLSRSRRFPRWHTPVTVSMADATDRGMVTHGHPPPVDLGEMIGEPPRSAAAIVDLGPGGGASGPAGTATWVERAHRQGTLVFADLGFDPTGAWDRGVLDRLLHCHAFMPNAVEAMAYTRTTTPQEALYAIADLVPLAIVTNGAQGALALDAGTGEEVAVPALRTHALDPTGAGDVFGAALVVGTLGGWPLLERISFASLCAALAVQHFGGSLAAPGWGDIADWWRDLRAVAGATAYEQSLLRRFAFLDDVIPIGPIATTRRAEATLAHLSDLPGPPAGTPPGASL, from the coding sequence ATGGACGTGAGGACGGGAGGTTCGCGCACGTCCGACCACGTCCCGCCGCGGCCGCCCCGAGACCGGCCCCACGCCGCGCGCCGGGCTGGGCAGCCCGGCGACACCGACCTCGACGTCTTCATGTCGGGCACGGTCTTCCTCGACATCGTCTTCACGGGACTCGAGCACCGCCCCGCAGGCGGCGAGGAGGTCTGGTCGACGGGTATGGGGTCCGCGCCGGGCGGCATCGCGAACCTCGCCGTCGCGGCGAGCCGGCTCGGGCTCCGCACCGGCCTCGCCGCCGCGTTCGGGGACGATGCCTACGGCGACTTCTGCTGGTCCACCCTGGCCGAGCAGGAGGGCGTGGACCTGTCCCGGTCCCGGCGCTTCCCCCGCTGGCACACCCCGGTCACCGTCTCGATGGCCGATGCGACCGACCGGGGCATGGTGACGCACGGCCACCCTCCACCGGTCGACCTCGGCGAGATGATCGGCGAGCCACCGCGCTCCGCTGCCGCCATCGTCGACCTCGGGCCCGGCGGCGGAGCGTCCGGTCCCGCTGGCACCGCCACCTGGGTCGAGCGGGCCCACCGCCAGGGGACGTTGGTGTTCGCCGACCTCGGCTTCGACCCCACGGGGGCCTGGGACCGCGGCGTGCTCGACCGGCTGCTGCACTGCCATGCGTTCATGCCCAACGCGGTCGAGGCAATGGCCTACACGCGGACCACGACGCCCCAGGAGGCGCTCTACGCCATCGCGGACCTCGTGCCCCTCGCCATCGTGACGAACGGCGCGCAGGGGGCTCTCGCCCTCGACGCCGGGACTGGTGAGGAGGTGGCCGTCCCGGCCCTGCGCACCCATGCGCTCGACCCGACCGGAGCGGGTGACGTCTTCGGCGCCGCGCTCGTCGTCGGCACCCTGGGCGGCTGGCCGCTCCTCGAGCGCATCTCGTTCGCCAGCCTGTGCGCCGCGCTCGCCGTGCAGCACTTCGGCGGGTCCCTCGCCGCGCCCGGCTGGGGCGACATCGCCGACTGGTGGCGAGACCTGCGTGCTGTCGCCGGGGCCACCGCCTACGAGCAGTCGCTGCTGCGCCGCTTCGCCTTCCTCGACGACGTCATCCCGATCGGGCCGATCGCGACCACGCGACGGGCCGAGGCGACGCTGGCCCACCTCAGCGACCTCCCCGGCCCACCCGCGGGCACACCACCAGGAGCTTCGCTGTGA
- a CDS encoding extracellular solute-binding protein: protein MSRRVLRTIALAGLTGALGLTACTPGSGGTAGPSEPAPNASVTTDATSLGEVTLTVWDQEVRGGQEKQMSTLVSQFQQKYPNIKVDRVSRSFDDLTKTLRLALSGKDAPDVVQANNTRSQMGAFVTAGELVNLDPWAKAYGWDQRYPASVRAVSSYSPDGKTFGSGSLFGLPQVGEVVGIYYSRSKLESLGLQPPTTWAELDAALAAAKDKGEVPLVLGNLEKWPAGHVFGVVQGRYVPADQIRALGFGQPGGDWTSPENVKAAQTLVDWVDRGYFNSGFNGQDYDPAWQSFTKGEGVFLIAGSWLQADLSAAMKDDVGFMLPPPSEAGGTAVTTGGTGLPFAITDKAVNKDAAAAYINFITSPEAMKVLAENGNLPVVETSQQAAPDALGKDVFAAFDAVSRADGLVPYLDWATPTMGDTLGATLQDLLAKKLSPADALARLQEDYSEFTSK, encoded by the coding sequence ATGAGTCGCAGGGTTCTTCGGACCATCGCCCTCGCGGGCCTGACCGGTGCGCTGGGCCTGACCGCGTGCACGCCCGGTTCCGGCGGCACCGCCGGCCCGAGCGAGCCGGCACCGAACGCGTCCGTGACGACGGACGCCACGTCGCTCGGGGAGGTCACGCTCACCGTGTGGGACCAGGAGGTCCGCGGCGGCCAGGAGAAGCAGATGTCGACGCTGGTCTCCCAGTTCCAGCAGAAGTACCCCAACATCAAGGTCGACCGGGTCTCGCGGTCCTTCGACGACCTCACCAAGACCCTCCGCCTCGCCCTGAGCGGCAAGGACGCCCCCGACGTCGTCCAGGCGAACAACACGCGTTCCCAGATGGGCGCGTTCGTCACGGCCGGGGAGCTGGTCAACCTCGACCCCTGGGCCAAGGCGTACGGCTGGGACCAGCGCTACCCCGCCTCCGTGCGAGCGGTGTCGTCGTACTCCCCGGACGGCAAGACGTTCGGCTCCGGAAGCCTCTTCGGACTCCCCCAGGTCGGTGAGGTCGTGGGGATCTACTACAGCCGCAGCAAGCTCGAGTCCCTCGGGCTCCAGCCGCCCACGACGTGGGCGGAGCTCGACGCGGCCCTGGCCGCCGCCAAGGACAAGGGCGAGGTCCCGCTCGTGCTCGGGAACCTCGAGAAGTGGCCGGCCGGTCACGTGTTCGGGGTCGTCCAGGGCCGTTATGTCCCAGCCGACCAGATCCGGGCCCTCGGCTTCGGCCAGCCGGGCGGCGACTGGACCTCGCCCGAGAACGTCAAGGCCGCACAGACGTTGGTCGACTGGGTCGACCGGGGCTACTTCAACTCCGGTTTCAACGGCCAGGACTACGACCCCGCCTGGCAGTCCTTCACCAAGGGCGAGGGCGTCTTCCTCATCGCCGGCTCGTGGCTGCAGGCCGACCTGTCAGCCGCGATGAAGGACGATGTCGGCTTCATGCTTCCCCCGCCCTCCGAGGCAGGCGGCACCGCCGTCACCACCGGAGGCACCGGGCTGCCCTTCGCCATCACGGACAAGGCCGTGAACAAGGACGCGGCCGCGGCCTACATCAACTTCATCACCAGCCCGGAGGCGATGAAGGTGCTCGCCGAGAACGGCAACCTGCCCGTCGTCGAGACCTCACAGCAGGCCGCACCGGACGCGCTCGGCAAGGACGTCTTCGCGGCGTTCGACGCGGTCTCCCGCGCGGACGGGCTCGTCCCCTACCTCGACTGGGCGACCCCCACCATGGGTGACACGCTCGGGGCTACGCTCCAGGACCTGCTCGCCAAGAAGCTGAGTCCCGCTGACGCCCTGGCTCGACTCCAGGAGGACTACTCGGAGTTCACGTCGAAGTGA
- a CDS encoding type II toxin-antitoxin system VapB family antitoxin: MIFKAVGDTRPYPDHGLVTAKDWSNVPPRVVQLGELITTKSTLDLRGLLADDSTFFGDLFPHCVEWEGQLYLEDGLHRALRAALQQRPVLHARVLVLS; encoded by the coding sequence GTGATTTTCAAGGCCGTCGGCGACACCCGTCCCTATCCCGACCACGGCCTCGTGACGGCCAAGGACTGGTCCAACGTCCCGCCCCGCGTGGTCCAGCTCGGTGAGCTCATCACCACCAAGAGCACCCTCGACCTTCGGGGGCTGCTCGCCGATGACTCCACCTTCTTCGGCGACCTCTTCCCGCACTGCGTCGAGTGGGAGGGGCAGCTCTACCTCGAGGACGGCCTGCACCGGGCCCTGCGCGCCGCTCTGCAGCAGAGGCCTGTTCTCCACGCCCGAGTCCTCGTACTCTCCTGA
- a CDS encoding carbohydrate ABC transporter permease, translating into MQVSRPERLANYAILMAFAVFALYPLIGIVTAALQPDTQAPGGLPNFQQAWDIGRFGSYLRASALVSIFVVGVSTVLSILAGFAFGTMRFRGSEALFYVMLVGIMVPAEAIVVPLFFDLRAIGLTDTFWALALPQVAQSVAFGTFWLRAFFRSSNRSIIEAARLDGASTWRILWQVLVPLARPALVTLVVLTFMWTWNEFLIPLVMVPTNESLRTAPLGLGFFSGQYTQGFALLAAGAVIVALPVVVLYLFLQRHFIAGMLEGAVRD; encoded by the coding sequence ATGCAGGTCTCCCGCCCCGAGCGCCTCGCCAACTACGCGATCCTGATGGCCTTCGCCGTCTTCGCGCTCTACCCGTTGATCGGCATCGTCACCGCTGCCCTGCAGCCTGACACCCAGGCTCCGGGTGGGCTGCCCAACTTCCAGCAGGCGTGGGACATCGGGCGGTTCGGCTCCTACCTCCGGGCCAGCGCCCTCGTGTCGATCTTCGTCGTGGGCGTGAGCACCGTCCTGTCGATCCTCGCCGGCTTCGCCTTCGGCACCATGCGGTTCCGCGGCAGCGAGGCCCTGTTCTACGTCATGCTCGTCGGCATCATGGTGCCCGCCGAGGCGATCGTCGTGCCGCTCTTCTTCGACCTCCGGGCGATCGGCCTGACGGACACCTTCTGGGCGCTCGCCCTCCCGCAGGTCGCCCAGTCCGTCGCGTTCGGGACCTTCTGGTTGCGGGCCTTCTTCCGGTCGAGCAACCGGTCGATCATCGAGGCCGCCCGCCTCGACGGCGCCTCGACGTGGCGGATCCTCTGGCAGGTGCTCGTGCCGCTCGCCCGGCCGGCCCTCGTCACCCTCGTCGTCCTCACCTTCATGTGGACGTGGAACGAGTTCCTCATCCCCCTCGTCATGGTGCCGACCAACGAGTCGCTGCGCACCGCACCGCTCGGCCTCGGGTTCTTCTCGGGCCAGTACACCCAGGGTTTCGCGCTGCTCGCCGCAGGTGCCGTCATCGTCGCCCTGCCCGTGGTCGTGCTCTACCTTTTTCTCCAGAGGCACTTCATCGCCGGGATGCTCGAGGGCGCGGTCCGCGACTGA